The following coding sequences lie in one Deltaproteobacteria bacterium HGW-Deltaproteobacteria-18 genomic window:
- a CDS encoding D-glycero-beta-D-manno-heptose-7-phosphate kinase: MNLAFNASRMIGSKVLIIGDIMLDQYQKGLVERISPEAPVPIVKITEQVFKIGGAGNVAQNVATLGGCPTLVSICGQDLYGDNLQEICGTLGVESQLIRSASRETTLKTRIMAQHQQILRVDRETNRALDAKEFSALQQAVESKLDGFETIILSDYGKGVISEEFLRWLRDRKRPDQKIILDPKTCNFPHYHDFYCMTPNKKEASEGAEMAITTREEILKAGKRIIDRQDLQSLVITLGAEGMAVFLPGQGVFHLPTTAKKVFDVTGAGDTVIAVIALGLSSGLDLLSSCILANCAAGLVVGQVGAVGVSQEELTETLSSWPSAQQEKWFPLPPKGQPVS, translated from the coding sequence CCTCGCGCATGATCGGTTCCAAGGTGCTCATCATCGGGGACATCATGCTCGATCAGTACCAGAAGGGCTTGGTCGAGAGAATTTCGCCGGAAGCGCCTGTGCCCATAGTCAAGATCACCGAGCAGGTCTTCAAGATCGGCGGAGCGGGCAATGTGGCCCAGAACGTGGCCACCCTGGGCGGCTGCCCCACCCTGGTGAGCATTTGCGGACAGGACCTCTATGGAGACAATCTCCAGGAAATCTGCGGTACGCTCGGCGTTGAAAGCCAGCTTATCCGATCCGCCTCGCGTGAGACGACGCTGAAGACCCGGATCATGGCACAGCACCAGCAGATTCTGCGTGTGGACAGGGAAACGAACCGGGCCCTCGACGCAAAGGAATTTTCGGCTCTTCAGCAAGCGGTGGAGAGCAAGCTTGACGGCTTTGAGACGATCATTCTTTCAGACTATGGCAAAGGCGTCATTTCCGAAGAGTTCCTGCGCTGGCTGCGGGACAGAAAACGTCCTGATCAGAAAATCATTCTGGACCCAAAGACATGCAATTTTCCTCACTACCATGATTTCTACTGCATGACGCCAAACAAGAAGGAAGCCTCCGAAGGGGCTGAAATGGCGATCACGACCCGCGAGGAGATCCTGAAAGCGGGAAAGAGGATCATCGACCGGCAAGACCTGCAGAGTCTGGTCATCACCCTTGGCGCGGAAGGCATGGCGGTGTTCCTGCCCGGTCAGGGAGTCTTCCACCTGCCGACCACGGCCAAGAAGGTCTTCGACGTGACCGGTGCAGGAGATACCGTCATTGCGGTCATAGCCCTCGGCCTGAGTTCCGGTCTCGATCTGCTCAGTTCATGCATACTTGCCAATTGCGCCGCCGGACTGGTGGTTGGTCAGGTCGGCGCTGTGGGCGTCTCCCAAGAGGAACTCACCGAAACGCTGAGCTCATGGCCTTCGGCGCAGCAGGAAAAATGGTTCCCGCTCCCGCCTAAGGGTCAGCCCGTTTCCTAG